The Pseudophaeobacter arcticus DSM 23566 genome includes a region encoding these proteins:
- the cysE gene encoding serine O-acetyltransferase — protein sequence MFEICVSEVNQLRRQEPILNTVLAPLAQASSLEWMLARHLSAVLHATGVDVSALGDLFAEILHSHPSVPNATVADLQAAYNRDPACTSYLHALLNFKGFQAVQAHRIAHQLLKDGRTDIAAWLANRVSLVLGPDIHPAASIGRGILVDHGAGVVIGETTVINDNVSVMQNVTLGGTGNEIGDRHPKIAQGVMIGAGAKVLGNVTIGAMSKVAAGSVVLKEVPPNCTVAGVPAKVVRWHDAAQMPSHSMDQQI from the coding sequence ATGTTCGAGATATGTGTGAGCGAGGTCAATCAGCTGCGCAGGCAGGAGCCGATCCTGAACACAGTTCTTGCCCCCCTTGCGCAGGCATCTTCGTTGGAGTGGATGCTGGCACGTCACCTCTCAGCGGTTCTTCATGCAACTGGAGTTGATGTCAGCGCCTTGGGGGATTTGTTTGCCGAGATTTTGCATTCACATCCGTCCGTGCCGAATGCCACCGTTGCGGACCTCCAAGCCGCCTACAACCGCGATCCCGCCTGCACCAGTTACCTTCATGCCCTTCTGAACTTCAAAGGATTCCAAGCGGTTCAGGCACATCGTATCGCGCATCAGCTCTTGAAGGACGGGCGTACAGACATTGCCGCCTGGCTGGCCAACCGGGTGTCTCTGGTGCTGGGGCCTGATATTCACCCCGCTGCCAGCATAGGGCGCGGCATTCTGGTTGACCACGGGGCCGGTGTCGTGATCGGAGAAACGACAGTGATCAATGATAATGTCTCGGTTATGCAGAATGTAACTCTGGGCGGCACCGGCAATGAGATCGGAGACCGACACCCCAAGATCGCACAGGGCGTCATGATTGGCGCCGGCGCCAAAGTTTTGGGGAATGTAACAATCGGAGCGATGAGCAAAGTTGCAGCGGGCAGCGTGGTCCTGAAAGAGGTGCCGCCAAACTGCACCGTTGCAGGCGTTCCCGCAAAAGTTGTCCGATGGCACGACGCGGCACAGATGCCATCCCATTCGATGGACCAGCAGATTTGA
- a CDS encoding LysR family transcriptional regulator, translating to MRRLPPLHALRAFEAAARHLHFGHAAAELHLTPTAISHQVRQLEEILGVKLFQRYPRPICLTAEGAALYPVLRESFDRMAHAIVELAPQDKDRPLTVSVTVAFASLWLMRRLPDLNRQTGLTLKIEADNCPVDLSASNVDCAVRYARQAGAEDHWLPLFKDRLVPLCAPDLVHSNSIEGDADILRLPLIQYRWASETDAPPSWQSWSQAAGLAGENPEISQHYSEEINAIDAALAGQGAVLASSVLASSAVAAGHLVCLSKTALSGRMFWAVARNGHPRLSEVESFSIWARSTS from the coding sequence ATGCGGCGTCTTCCCCCCCTACATGCTCTCAGGGCCTTTGAAGCCGCCGCGCGGCATCTACATTTTGGCCATGCCGCCGCAGAACTTCACTTGACGCCGACCGCGATCAGCCACCAGGTGCGCCAACTGGAAGAGATTTTGGGCGTGAAGCTCTTTCAGCGTTATCCGCGCCCCATTTGCCTGACTGCCGAGGGCGCGGCCTTGTATCCAGTGCTGCGCGAGAGCTTCGACCGCATGGCTCACGCCATCGTTGAACTTGCGCCGCAAGACAAAGACCGTCCCTTGACGGTGTCTGTCACTGTGGCTTTCGCCAGCCTCTGGCTGATGCGCCGCCTGCCGGACCTGAACCGTCAGACCGGGTTGACCCTGAAGATTGAAGCCGACAACTGCCCCGTGGACCTTTCCGCAAGCAACGTCGATTGTGCCGTGCGCTATGCTCGCCAGGCGGGTGCAGAAGACCATTGGTTGCCGCTCTTCAAAGACCGCCTCGTACCGCTCTGTGCACCGGATCTGGTGCACAGCAATTCTATCGAGGGCGATGCCGATATCCTGCGGTTGCCGTTGATCCAATACCGATGGGCCTCTGAAACGGATGCACCGCCAAGCTGGCAGAGTTGGTCGCAAGCCGCTGGCTTAGCTGGAGAAAATCCAGAAATCTCGCAGCATTATTCCGAGGAAATTAATGCCATCGACGCTGCACTCGCGGGTCAGGGTGCAGTATTGGCATCCAGTGTCTTGGCTTCCTCCGCGGTGGCAGCCGGGCATCTGGTGTGCTTATCTAAAACCGCATTGTCGGGGCGAATGTTCTGGGCCGTGGCCCGCAACGGACACCCGCGGCTCAGCGAGGTGGAGAGCTTTTCGATTTGGGCGCGATCTACCAGTTGA
- a CDS encoding AraC family ligand binding domain-containing protein translates to MRLQLHHIPDLRRDAPAADHCADWATEVVICPSAYEGKVPLGLELVRASGLTEAFCLPPHDCDVVGMTDWGVQSFAYPGMQRPARSGDALIIRPDAPHDRGSSIEEATTYRAVYSLTSGERIGLRRQAQLTASKFLPNTTPAVSPEQRDELGYRTGAR, encoded by the coding sequence TTGCGATTGCAACTGCACCACATTCCAGACCTGCGTAGAGATGCCCCAGCGGCAGACCACTGCGCTGATTGGGCTACTGAGGTCGTTATTTGCCCAAGTGCCTACGAAGGCAAAGTCCCCCTGGGACTGGAGCTTGTCCGTGCAAGTGGCTTGACGGAAGCATTCTGCCTCCCTCCGCACGATTGCGACGTAGTGGGAATGACCGATTGGGGCGTTCAAAGCTTTGCCTATCCCGGAATGCAGCGCCCTGCCAGATCCGGAGATGCATTGATCATCCGCCCGGACGCGCCACATGATCGGGGTTCCAGCATCGAGGAGGCTACGACCTACCGCGCTGTCTATTCGCTGACCTCGGGTGAGCGAATAGGCCTACGACGACAGGCCCAGTTGACAGCATCAAAGTTCTTGCCAAATACCACACCCGCTGTTAGCCCCGAACAACGTGATGAGTTGGGGTATCGGACGGGCGCGCGCTAG
- a CDS encoding MOSC domain-containing protein, with amino-acid sequence MTTRVTIEGLFAGVVEVHWPGKPPSAIRKRPLSQTVSVTEGGLDGDMQADLTVHGGRDKALHHYPGEHYAVWCHELARDDLVPGGFGENITTTGLTEETVCIGDVFALGTARVQISQGRQPCWKLNSYTADDRMAWRFQKTGRTGWYYRILAPGEVGVGATLTLIDRPCPEWSVARVTRARLTRRISRQDAGTLADLAELANGWRDAFARLAQGNRQEDTAKRLQGS; translated from the coding sequence ATGACGACCCGCGTCACCATTGAAGGCCTGTTCGCGGGCGTCGTTGAAGTGCACTGGCCTGGCAAACCACCATCGGCGATCAGAAAGCGGCCGCTCTCGCAGACTGTTTCGGTAACAGAAGGCGGCCTCGACGGAGATATGCAGGCAGACCTGACGGTGCATGGCGGTCGGGACAAGGCCCTACATCACTATCCCGGGGAGCATTATGCGGTCTGGTGCCATGAGTTGGCTCGCGATGATCTCGTGCCCGGCGGGTTTGGCGAAAACATCACGACCACCGGTCTGACGGAAGAAACGGTGTGCATCGGTGACGTGTTCGCGCTCGGAACGGCAAGGGTGCAGATCAGCCAGGGTCGGCAACCCTGTTGGAAACTGAATTCCTACACGGCCGACGACCGGATGGCATGGCGCTTTCAGAAAACGGGACGGACAGGGTGGTATTACAGGATTTTGGCACCCGGCGAGGTCGGCGTCGGGGCGACCCTGACGCTGATCGACAGGCCCTGTCCGGAGTGGAGCGTCGCTCGCGTCACGCGCGCACGATTGACCCGACGCATCTCACGTCAGGACGCGGGGACCCTGGCAGACCTTGCCGAACTCGCCAACGGCTGGCGTGACGCGTTCGCCAGACTGGCGCAAGGCAATAGGCAGGAAGATACCGCAAAGCGGTTGCAAGGCTCATGA
- a CDS encoding SDR family NAD(P)-dependent oxidoreductase has product MDKVALIVGAGPGLGASLARTFAQAGYDVALASRRSGSLPELCAEIGAKHYVCDASEVENVKTLFHQVDTDLGPPDLVVYNAGAYMRGPIADLDLDLVRATLSVNGWGALVVAQAAARRMIARGSGTMLFTGASAGLKGFAQSAPFAMGKFALRGLCQSLARELAPKNIHVAHVVLDGVILWPDRGGPYANPDTTLHPDEVARTYLELSRQHKSAWTYEIELRPNVETF; this is encoded by the coding sequence CGGGGCCTCACTGGCCAGGACATTTGCGCAGGCCGGATATGATGTGGCGCTTGCATCGCGCCGCTCGGGATCACTGCCGGAACTCTGCGCAGAGATTGGCGCAAAGCACTATGTTTGCGACGCGTCGGAGGTTGAGAATGTGAAAACCCTGTTTCATCAGGTGGATACCGATTTGGGACCACCGGACCTCGTTGTATATAACGCCGGGGCCTATATGCGTGGCCCGATTGCCGACCTTGACCTGGATCTCGTGCGCGCAACTTTGTCGGTGAATGGCTGGGGGGCTTTGGTTGTAGCACAGGCGGCAGCACGGCGAATGATCGCGCGGGGCAGTGGAACAATGCTGTTCACTGGCGCGTCCGCAGGGCTGAAAGGGTTTGCACAATCCGCCCCCTTTGCGATGGGAAAATTTGCGCTGCGCGGTCTATGCCAAAGCCTGGCACGCGAACTGGCGCCAAAGAACATCCACGTCGCCCATGTTGTTCTGGATGGCGTGATCCTTTGGCCTGATCGTGGAGGGCCCTACGCAAACCCGGACACCACGCTTCACCCCGATGAAGTTGCCCGAACTTATCTTGAGCTGTCTCGACAGCACAAGAGCGCCTGGACCTATGAAATCGAGCTGCGGCCCAATGTCGAAACCTTCTGA
- a CDS encoding MarR family winged helix-turn-helix transcriptional regulator: MKIANHIRALVSRLTRLDASDTWGDDLNPAQISALEYLSCANRFSRAPSHVAEYLGTTRGTMSQTLKALMRKGYVSEARSEADKRSIRYDLTETGFAVAGRTAALTEAIAALPADRQTDLAETLSTVLKSRLAARGGRAFGMCRSCAYHRTTGDGAFCALLSLPLAAEEGDQICHEQVAA, translated from the coding sequence ATGAAAATAGCCAACCACATCCGCGCACTTGTTAGTCGCCTCACCCGCCTCGACGCCTCGGATACCTGGGGCGATGATCTGAACCCGGCGCAGATCTCCGCCTTGGAGTATCTGTCCTGTGCCAACCGCTTCTCGCGCGCACCCTCGCACGTGGCCGAGTATCTGGGCACGACGCGGGGAACGATGTCGCAGACGCTCAAGGCGCTGATGCGCAAAGGCTATGTGTCCGAAGCGAGATCCGAGGCGGACAAGAGGTCGATCCGGTATGATCTCACTGAAACAGGTTTCGCCGTGGCGGGGCGAACAGCCGCCTTGACTGAGGCCATTGCAGCGCTGCCCGCGGACCGCCAAACGGATCTTGCCGAAACCCTCTCGACAGTTCTGAAATCCCGTCTTGCAGCGCGCGGCGGGCGCGCCTTTGGTATGTGCCGCAGCTGCGCCTATCATCGCACGACCGGTGATGGCGCGTTTTGCGCCCTGCTGTCGCTGCCCCTCGCAGCGGAAGAGGGCGATCAGATCTGCCACGAACAGGTGGCAGCATGA
- a CDS encoding FMN-dependent NADH-azoreductase yields MHERLALSDELIEEVTAADIIVMGAPMYNYGMPAALKGWIDHVARIGKTFSFDLARGDTPIEPVLSGKRLVVLSARGEFGFATGGVGADLNALDPALAACAHYLGVAAEDIDTIAIEYQEFKDDRYKASFEAAEQRTHDLAVTLAGVGAQAA; encoded by the coding sequence ATGCATGAGCGGCTCGCACTGTCTGATGAGCTGATTGAGGAAGTGACTGCTGCGGATATCATCGTGATGGGCGCGCCGATGTACAACTACGGTATGCCGGCGGCCTTGAAGGGGTGGATCGATCATGTCGCGCGGATTGGCAAGACCTTTTCCTTTGACCTTGCGCGTGGCGATACGCCAATCGAGCCGGTCCTATCGGGAAAACGGTTGGTTGTTTTGTCGGCACGCGGGGAGTTTGGCTTTGCGACTGGTGGTGTAGGCGCGGATCTCAATGCTTTGGACCCGGCACTGGCGGCCTGTGCGCATTACCTTGGCGTCGCAGCGGAGGATATCGATACAATCGCAATTGAATATCAGGAATTCAAGGACGACCGTTATAAGGCGTCCTTTGAAGCCGCCGAGCAGCGTACCCATGATCTGGCCGTGACATTGGCAGGCGTAGGCGCCCAGGCGGCCTGA